Proteins co-encoded in one Azospirillum humicireducens genomic window:
- the pcaF gene encoding 3-oxoadipyl-CoA thiolase, whose amino-acid sequence MRDAYICDAIRTPIGRYAGSLSPVRADDLGAVPIRALMQRNPSVDWAAVDDVIYGCANQAGEDNRNVARMSALLAGLPEAVPGTTMNRLCGSGLDAVATAARAIKAGEAELMIAGGVESMSRAPFVMGKADSAFSRSAEIFDTTIGWRFVNPAMKAAYGVDSMPETAENVADDWKISRADQDAFALRSQERAARAIADGSLAREIVPVTIKTRKGETVVTTDEHPRATTIEALSALKPIVRPGGTITAGNASGVNDGSAALLIASEAAVKRFGLTPRARIVGGATAGVPPRVMGIGPAPATRKLLERLGRTVADIDLIELNEAFAAQGLAVLRELGLPDDAAHVNPQGGAIALGHPLGASGARLATTAVYQLEQSGGRTALCTMCIGVGQGIAVMIERV is encoded by the coding sequence ATGCGTGACGCCTATATCTGCGACGCCATCCGCACCCCCATCGGCCGCTATGCAGGATCCCTGTCGCCGGTGCGCGCCGACGATCTCGGCGCCGTGCCGATCCGCGCGCTGATGCAGCGCAACCCGTCGGTCGACTGGGCCGCGGTGGACGATGTCATCTATGGCTGCGCCAACCAGGCGGGCGAGGACAACCGCAACGTCGCCCGCATGTCGGCGCTGCTGGCGGGCCTGCCCGAGGCGGTGCCGGGCACGACGATGAACCGGCTCTGCGGCTCCGGCCTCGACGCCGTCGCCACCGCCGCCCGCGCCATCAAGGCGGGCGAGGCCGAGCTGATGATCGCCGGCGGCGTCGAGAGCATGAGCCGCGCCCCCTTCGTCATGGGCAAGGCCGACAGCGCCTTCTCGCGCTCCGCCGAGATCTTCGACACCACCATCGGCTGGCGCTTCGTCAACCCGGCGATGAAGGCGGCCTACGGTGTCGACTCGATGCCGGAGACGGCGGAGAATGTCGCCGACGACTGGAAGATCAGCCGCGCCGACCAGGACGCCTTCGCGCTGCGCAGCCAGGAGCGTGCCGCCCGCGCCATCGCCGACGGCAGCCTCGCCCGCGAGATCGTCCCCGTCACCATCAAGACCCGCAAGGGCGAAACCGTGGTGACCACCGACGAGCATCCCCGCGCCACCACCATCGAGGCGCTGTCGGCGCTGAAGCCGATCGTCCGCCCCGGCGGCACCATCACCGCCGGCAACGCCTCCGGCGTGAATGACGGTTCCGCCGCGCTGCTGATCGCGTCGGAAGCGGCGGTGAAGCGGTTCGGCCTGACCCCGCGCGCCCGCATCGTCGGCGGCGCCACCGCCGGCGTGCCGCCGCGCGTCATGGGCATCGGCCCGGCGCCCGCGACCCGCAAGCTGCTGGAGCGCCTCGGCCGGACCGTCGCCGACATCGACCTGATCGAGCTGAACGAGGCCTTCGCCGCCCAGGGGCTGGCGGTTCTGCGCGAGCTTGGCCTGCCGGATGACGCCGCGCATGTGAACCCGCAGGGTGGCGCCATCGCGCTCGGCCATCCGCTGGGAGCCAGCGGCGCCCGTCTGGCGACCACCGCGGTCTACCAGCTCGAACAGTCCGGCGGCCGGACCGCGCTCTGCACCATGTGCATCGGCGTCGGCCAGGGCATCGCCGTGATGATCGAGCGGGTGTAG
- the pcaD gene encoding 3-oxoadipate enol-lactonase, whose product MPFIEAAGITQHYDLTGPAGAPVLLFANSIGTSLQIWDAVVPHLSQRYRVLRYDMRGHGLTQVTPVTDEAGYSMDTLADDAAGLLDALGIARAHVCGLSIGGMMAQRLAVKAPDRVHGLILCDTAGMIGPPSIWADRIAAIRARGMGAIADGVMARWFTQGFRDSRPEQIRGYTAMVARTTEDGYVGCSMAIRDADLRADNAAIAAPTLVICGEEDVATPPDTVRALAAGIPGARFELLPGAAHIPGVEKPAELAALIDGFLRDL is encoded by the coding sequence ATGCCCTTCATCGAAGCCGCCGGCATCACCCAGCACTATGACCTGACCGGCCCGGCCGGCGCGCCGGTGCTGCTGTTCGCCAACTCCATCGGCACCAGCCTCCAGATCTGGGACGCCGTGGTGCCGCACCTGTCGCAGCGCTACCGCGTGCTGCGCTACGACATGCGCGGCCATGGGCTGACCCAGGTGACGCCGGTCACCGACGAGGCCGGCTACAGCATGGACACGCTCGCCGACGACGCCGCCGGCCTGCTCGACGCGCTGGGCATCGCGCGCGCCCATGTCTGCGGCCTGTCCATCGGCGGCATGATGGCGCAGCGCCTCGCCGTCAAGGCGCCGGACCGCGTGCATGGGCTGATCCTGTGCGACACCGCCGGCATGATCGGCCCGCCGTCGATCTGGGCCGACCGCATCGCCGCCATCCGCGCCCGCGGCATGGGCGCCATTGCCGACGGGGTGATGGCCCGCTGGTTCACCCAAGGGTTCCGCGACAGCCGGCCCGAGCAGATCCGCGGCTACACCGCCATGGTCGCCCGCACCACCGAGGACGGCTATGTCGGCTGCTCGATGGCGATCCGCGACGCCGACCTGCGTGCCGACAATGCCGCCATTGCCGCCCCGACCCTGGTGATCTGCGGCGAGGAGGATGTGGCGACCCCGCCCGACACCGTCCGCGCGCTGGCGGCCGGCATCCCCGGCGCCCGGTTCGAGCTGCTGCCCGGCGCCGCCCACATCCCCGGCGTCGAGAAGCCGGCGGAGCTGGCCGCCCTGATCGACGGCTTCCTGAGGGACCTGTGA
- the pcaC gene encoding 4-carboxymuconolactone decarboxylase encodes MDDKDLYDRGMAVRRSVLGDAHVDRSLERATDFDADFQEFITKTAWGQIWTRPGLDIRTRSMLTIAMLAALGKDGELKLHIRATRNTGVTRDEVKEILMQAAVYAGIPAANHAIALARAVYAEMDDEDARKG; translated from the coding sequence ATGGACGACAAGGATCTCTACGACCGCGGCATGGCGGTGCGCCGTTCGGTGCTGGGCGACGCCCATGTCGACCGCTCGCTGGAGCGCGCCACCGACTTCGACGCCGATTTCCAGGAGTTCATCACCAAGACCGCCTGGGGCCAGATCTGGACCCGGCCGGGGCTGGACATCCGGACGCGCAGCATGCTGACCATCGCCATGCTGGCGGCGTTGGGCAAGGACGGCGAGCTGAAGCTGCACATCCGCGCCACCCGCAACACCGGCGTCACCCGCGACGAGGTGAAGGAAATCCTGATGCAGGCCGCCGTCTATGCCGGCATCCCCGCCGCCAACCACGCCATCGCGCTGGCCCGCGCCGTCTATGCCGAGATGGACGACGAGGACGCCCGCAAGGGCTGA